From Paenibacillus sp. FSL H8-0537:
GCAGCAAAAAATCGGCATGTCCGTCATTTTCATCACGCATGATTTGGGCGTCGTTGCAAACGTGGCTGACCGTGTAGCCGTTATGTATGCGGGTCAAATTGTTGAGGTTGGAACGGTCGATGAAATTTTCTATGATCCGCGCCATCCTTACACATGGGGACTGCTTGCATCCATGCCGAGCCTTGATATGACGGATAAAGCCGAGCTGCTGGACATTCCGGGCACGCCTCCTGACCTGACGAATCCGCCTAAGGGCGATGCGTTTGCACCGCGCAACCGCTACGCGCTGGCGATTGATTTCGAGGAAGAGCCGCCGATGTTCCAAGTATCCGAAACGCATTATGCCAAAACATGGCTGCTGCACCCGGATGCGCCGAAGGTGGAGCTGCCGGAGCAGGTTAAGCGGAGAGTTCGTAAATTGGCAGCGTCTTTCGATAAGCCGGTGCTCGCGGAAGGAGAGGCTTAAATGGCGAAGAAGCTGCTTGAAATCAAAAACCTAAAGCAATATTTCAATGAAGGCCGTCCGAATATGGTGAAAGCTGTCGACGATGTCAGCTTCGATATTTACGAAGGCGAGACGCTTGGACTTGTTGGCGAGTCGGGCTGTGGCAAATCAACGACCGGCAGAACGATTCTACGGCTGTATGACGCGACGGACGGGCAAGTGCTGTTCAGTGGTGAGAATGTTCACGGACGCAAGTCCAGGAGCGAACTGAAGCGTCTGAACCGCAAAATGCAAATGATTTTCCAAGATCCATATGCCTCGCTCAATCCGAGGATGACCGTTGGCGATATTATTGCCGAGGGCATTGACCTCCATGGTCTTGCAAAAAATAGCAAGGAGCGTATGGCGAGAGTGCATGAACTGCTGGAGACGGTAGGCCTGCACAAAGACTATGCGAATCGTTACCCGCATGAAGCGTCTGGCGGACAGCGTCAGCGGATCGGTATTGCTCGCGCGCTTGCGGTCGATCCTGACTTCATCATTGCCGATGAGGCGATTTCCGCGCTTGACGTATCCATTCAGGCCCAAATCATCAACCTGATGAAGAAGCTGCAGCGTGAGAAAAACCTGACTTATTTGTTTATTGCCCATGATTTGTCTATGGTTAAATATATTAGCGACCGCATCGGCGTGATGTACTTCGGCAAGCTTGTAGAGCTGGCTTCTGCGGATGAGCTTTACAACAATCCGATGCATCCTTATACGAAGTCGCTGCTGTCGGCCATTCCGATTCCCGATCCGGAGACGGAACGCGTGCGCAAACGGACGCCTTATGATCCCAATGTGCATCAATATACGCCAGAGGACCTTCCGGAAATTCGTGAAGTGAAGCCTGGGCATTTTGTATATTGCTCGAAACGTGAGATGGAGCAGCTGCAAGCTTCTCATTAAAATGGATTTAAGCCATTAGGCTTAAAACTTGCAGCAATTCCGCTGCTAGCACGAATAGAAAGGATCGCTTTCAAATCAGTAAAGCCTTACGGCTGTGCTGCTTTGAGAGCGGTCCTTTTTTGCGTGGAAGCTTCCGGTTTCCTACCGTTTTCTCTAGGTAGGAGTGATGCTGTAACCGCAGGGAAACAGCAATCTTTTTACCGAAATGGTTTTAACATAAATGAATCCACCTAATTTCGAAAACCCTATTGACTAAACAAAACCACGCTGGTAGAATCCATCCATAACCAACTAAGCGGGTAGGAATAATATTTTATCTACCGGACCACCGGCGGCAAAACATTACTCATGTATCCAGGACTGCAGGAGAAAAAAAGAAAAAATCAGGGGTGTGAGGATTTATGTTAAAGGGGAAATGGTCGGTTTCATTATTGCTTGTATTGGTGCTCATCTTGTCCGCATGCGGAGCAAATGGAGGCAACCAGGGAGCAGGAGCAGGAGAGTCGCCAGCTGCATCAACAGACGCAAGTACCGCAGGAGAGAAACCAGCAGAACCAGTCAAGCTGCTAAATGTATCGTATGACCCGACTCGTGAGCTGTATGAGGAATATAATAAAGCCTTTTTAACCTATTGGAAAAATAAAACCGGCCAGGACGTGACGATCAGCCAGTCCCATGGTGGATCAGGCAAGCAAGCACGCGCAGTTATTGACGGTCTGAAAGCAGATGTCGTCACACTGGCGCTTGGCTACGATATTGATTCATTGGTAGAGCCGGGCCTGCTAAGTGCAGACTGGCAGTCCAAATTCGAGCACAACAGCTCGCCGTATACGTCAACAATCGTGTTCCTAGTACGCAAAGGCAACCCGAAGGGCATTAAAGACTGGAATGATTTGATTAAAGATGGCGTGGAGGTCATTACGCCGAACCCGCAAACGTCGGGTGGAGCTCGTTGGAACTATTTGGCGGCATGGGGCTATGCGCTGAAGCAGAATAACAATGACGAAGCGAAGGCGCAGGAGTTCATCACGCAGCTGTTCAAGCATGTACCCGTACTCGACACAGGCGCGCGCGGAGCAACAACGACCTTTGTAGAAAAAGGAATTGGCGATGTGCTGCTGGCTTGGGAAAATGAAGCATTCCTATCCATTAAGGAGCTTGGACCCGATCAATTCGAAATCGTCTATCCATCGGTCAGCATTTTGGCGGAGCCGCCTGTAGCGGTCGTTGATAAAAATGCCGAGGCTAATAAAAGCACTGAAGTAGCTAAAGCTTATCTGGAGTATTTATATTCGGATGAGGGCCAAGAGATTGCAGCTAAAAATTACTACCGTCCGATTAATGAGACGATTGCTGCAAAATATGCTGATACATTCAAAAAGCTGGATCTGCTGACGATCGACGGAGATTTTGGCGGCTGGAAAGTGGCGCAGGAGAAGCATTTTAATTCCGGCGGCATATTCGAAAAAATTTACACGCCAGGCTCGTAATGATCGAAAGGTACAGCATAATGTGGAATGGAGCTGACGAAGCATGTTAGGTTCCAGGTGGAGCAAAGGAAGGAGCAGAGGCGGCAAAGCGCGAAACGTTTTGCCCGGCTTCGGCCTATCAATGGGGTTTGCAATTGTGTATTTGAGCTTGATCGTTCTAATCCCGCTAGCCAGCGTATTCATTAAGACGACAGGGCTCAGCTTTGCAGAATTTTGGAGCACGGTAACGAATCCAAGGGTTCTGGCTTCTTACCGAATCAGCTTCTTCACCGCTTTCAGCGCCGCAGCCGTCAATATGGTGTTCGGCCTGCTCATTGCGTGGGTGCTGGTACGCTACCGTTTTCCGGGCAAAAAATTTATCGACAGTCTCGTCGATCTACCATTCGCGCTGCCGACAGCGGTGGCGGGAATTGCGCTGACGGCGATTTATGCGCCGAATGGCTGGATGGGCAAGCTGCTGCAGCCGATTGGGCTCAAGGTGGCCTATACGCCGCTCGGCATTACGATCGCCCTTATCTTTATAGGCATTCCCTTCGTTGTCCGTACGGTGCAGCCAGTGCTGCAGGACCTCAATAAAGAAATAGAAGAGGCCGCAGTTATGCTTGGCGCCTACCGGATGCGTACCTTTTGGAAAGTAATATTGCCTGAGCTGATGCCGGCTCTGCTTACGGGGTTCGCCCTGGCGTTTGCTCGCGGCATTGGCGAATACGGCTCCGTCGTATTCATCTCCGGCAATATGCCGATGAAAACGGAAATCGCCCCGCTTCTTATTATGACGAAGCTGGAGCAGTTTGATTACGCAGGGGCTACCGCAATCGCACTCGTGATGCTCGTCGTCTCGTTCCTGCTGCTGCTGTTCATTAATTTCATGCAGTGGCGGATTAACCGCCGCGTCGTAGAAGGAGGCTAAGCAGGATGGCTGGAGCAATTACAACGCATTTATCGAGCGAGGCCTCCAAGCGGCCTAAGCATATTAATGAACCGGTACTGGTGCGAATTGTGCTCATAACGGTAGCGCTCATTTTCCTCGCGCTGGTCGTGCTGCTGCCGCTCGTCTCTGTCTTTGTTGAAGCGTTTAAGAAGGGCTTTGATGTTTACCGCGCCGCGATCACCGATCCCGACGCATTATCGGCACTGAGACTGACGTTGCTCGTAGCCGTAATCGCCGTGCCGCTGAATACGCTGTTCGGCATATCCGCTGCATGGGCAATCAGCAAGTTCCGTTTTCGCGGCAAGCAGTTTTTAATTACGCTCATTGATTTGCCGTTTGCCGTATCTCCGGTCATATCCGGACTTATCTATATTCTAATGTTTGGCGCACAAGGCTTCTTCGGTCCTTGGCTCGATTCTCATGGCATTCAGCTCGTCTTCGCCCTGCCGGGCATCGTGCTGGCAACTGTATTCGTCACGGTGCCATTCATTGCCCGTGAGCTCATACCGCTCATGCAGGCGCAGGGAGTCACAGAAGAGGAAGCGGCGGCAAGCCTTGGCGCGAAGGGCTGGCAAATTTTCTGGCGGGTCACCTATCCGAACATTAAGTGGGGCCTGCTGTACGGCATTATATTGTGTAATGCGCGAGCGATGGGTGAGTTTGGAGCTGTCTCGGTCGTATCGGGCCACATTCGCGGACAGACCAATACGCTGCCGCTGCATATTGAGATTTTGTATAACGAATACCAATTTTCAGCTTCATTCGCCGTTGCATCGCTGCTCGTTATGCTGGCGTTCGTAACGCTTATCGTCAAGTCGCTTATGGAATGGCAAATGAACAAACGGGCTTCTGCCCAAATCGTCTGACGCTGCGATAAGGTGAAACGGCTGTATTTTAGTATTAAAAAAAGGAGGAGAAGACAATGGCAAAACCTTTGGAAATCGATCAGCAGTGGCTGAAACGAATTGCGGATCAGGTGGGCGGGCTGCAATATGGAAGTGTAAATATTACGGTGCATGACGGCAGAATCGTTCAGATTGATCGGACAGAGCGGACGCGCTACGATCAGCCCTCCAGCAAGCAGCAGGAAGCTCAGAGCGTTAAGCAGCAAGCAAGCAATAGCCATAATAATAGCAGCAGTAATAGCAACAAGCATCAAACGGCTTAAATTTTGTAGAGGCAGTTGTCAGCATAAAATAGTGTTTTAGACTGACCCTGCAAATTGAAACAGCGACAGCCAAGGACGAGAAAATAAAGTCCTGGACGGTCGCTGTTTTATTGAACTAATGTTACCCATTAGCTTAAAGTCTCGGTAATCGAAATTAGCCAATCACGGTTGCTACGCTCGGCCAATACCTCATACTGCAATGCCTTACCCATAGTCGGTCCCATTTCCGCCCAAATCAACTGCTGTATTTCATTATCTCCAACGTAAACTGCTTCATTAGAACGAATTGTTAAGTACTCAATAGTGTGTTTATCTACATCAGGCACATGAATTCGACTCTTTGTGGTTCCAAAAATCCGGAATTGAAATGAGGTTTCTTCTTTACGATATAACAGACTTACACCAACGAACGTATCATTTGGTTTAAGATCTCGCACAACATCTTTTCCGGTGTTTGCACTCTCAATAGCCATTTCATCGATTTCTTCCTGAGTCAAATTGTCAAATCCATAGTAAACCTGAATCCCCTTCACTTCCGCATTAGCAGGGAATACGGGCTCCCATGATGACGCTTTTGCCTTTAATTCGTCGAGACCATCCAACCAATTCACTGGTGCGTAATTTGTTTGCTGACTGATTTTTTTATCATCCGCAAGGTATATTCCTTTTCCAAAACCAGGCTTTAACTCGCGAATAACGATATCAATAGTGCTCTCCGCTTGAAGTGAAGCGACATTCAAAATTCCTAATACTTCTCCCTTTTCATTCCTCATTTCCAAAGTCTGATCTCTCCTTTAAGGTAGTAAACCTCATTCAACGTACCTATAGTCTACAGAAAACGGACGATAATAAAAACCTGACAATGTACAGTAATTTTCGTATATCCCTCTTAAGTTAATCTGCCCATTAGCTTAATGGAGCGTTAGCAATCGCATATTATAATGACAAACAGGCAGTATAAAGAAAGAAAAAGAACCTTCGAATCATCCGCTAAAAGCGGAATCGAAGGTTCTTTCTTTTAATGCAGGGCTTGCTATTTGTTTACGATATGATAAATTTCACGATTACAGCTGCAGCAAACATGACAGTCATTAGACCAAGCATGCCACCAAAGCCGAACACTACATCCATCAAGTCGTGGCGCGGTTCTTCGTTATAATGCTCGCGCGGGTCTCTAACGTTCTCCATAACAAGCGTCCTCCCTTGAAAACGATTTAGCTACCAATAGTATACCCAACTATCTGAATAATTGTAAAGCAAAACACGGCAACTATTGTAAACGGAAGGACTCTGCTGCTGGCCCTAATCTATGTTACAATAAGGCATGGGAACAGATGTCCGTGAGGGAGGTTTGGAAATGAATCAGCATGAGGAGAAACAGGCGGTCAGCCCGGCTGAAGCGGCGGAGCTTATTCGTCACAAGCTGGCGCTGCTTCCGGACCAGCCCGGCTGCTATTTGATGAAGAATGGTGAAGGCACAATCATTTATGTCGGCAAAGCCAAAATTTTAAAAAATCGCGTCCGCTCGTATTTCAATGGCTCTCATAATGGGAAGACGCAGCGCCTCGTTGCGGAAATCCGCGATTTTGATTTTATATTGACGAAGAGCAACATGGAGGCGCTCATTCTCGAGTGCAATCTCATTAAGCAATATCACCCGCGCTATAACGTTTTGCTGAAGGATGACAAATCCTTTCCTTATATAAAAATTACGCATGAGCAGCATCCAAAACTCGAGGTAACCCGCAGGATGGCCAAGGATAAGGGGAAATACTTCGGCCCTTATCCGAATGCTTATGCAGCCCAGCAGACGAAGAAGCTGCTGGACCGGCTGTATCCGATGCGCAAATGCAAGACGCTGCCTGACAAGGTATGCCTGTATTATCACATGGGGCAATGTATTGCGCCTTGTGAATATGAGATCGAGCCCGGCACCTATGAGGCGATGGTTCAGGAAATTACCCGTTTCCTGAATGGCGGCCATGATGTGGTGCGGACGGATTTGCAGCGTAAGATGGAGGCTTCCGCCGAGCAGCTGGAGTTTGAGCGGGCGAAGGAATACCGCGATCAGATTATTGCCATTGATGCGGTGATGGAGAAGCAGAAAATTACGATGTCGGACGCCTTAGACCGCGATATTTTCGGCTATGCCGTCGAGAAGGGCTGGATGTGCGTCCAGATCCTATATATGCGCCAAGGCAAGCTTATTGAGCGCCATGGTACGACCTTCCCTTATTATGGCGAAGAATACGATGATTTTATGACCTTCGTAACTCAATATTATAGTGAAAACCCTGCGCTGCCGAAGCAGATCTTGCTGCCACTTGCACCAGAGCAAACAGAGCTTGCTTTGGCTGCGGGCAAGCCAGCAGTAGGAACGCAGGAGACGACCGCAGCCTATCTTGAACAGGAGGCGGCGTCAAGCGCAAATGAGGCAGCAAGGGATATGGTTGATGCAGCGAGCTTAGTCGTTGTGGTTGATGAAGATACGCAAGAGGAAGCCCAGCAGCCCAAAGAGAAGGAGCTGTCCGTTGCTGAGGAGGCCGCTGCTGCGCTGCACCACTGGCTGAAGGTCAAGGTGCTGCTGCCGCAGCGCGGACGCAAGAGCGAGGTCGTCTCGATGGCGACGGAGAACGCCAAGGTTGCGCTTGCCGACAAGTTCCGGCTCATTGAGCGGGATGAGGAGCGCAGCGTCAAGGCGGCGGCAGGGCTTGCCGAATGGCTCGGCTTGCCGCAGGCGACCCGAATTGAGGCGTTTGACAACTCCAACATTCAAGGGACGAACCCGGTATCGGCAATGGTCGTATTCATTGACGGCAAGCCGGACCGTAAGGAATACCGCAAATACAAGGTCAAGACGGTCGTTGGGCCAGATGATTACGAGACGATGCGCGAGGTCATTCGCAGACGCTATGAGCGGGTGCTGAAGGATCAACTGGTAGCGCCGGATCTCATTGTCGTCGATGGCGGCAAGGGACAAATTTCCGCAGCGATTGATGTGCTGCAAAATGAGCTGAACCTGTTTATTCCGGTATGCGGCCTCGTCAAGGATGCCAAGCACCGGACGGCCCAGCTCATGACTGGCGATCCCGCCGAAATTATTCCGCTGCCGCGCGACAGCCAAGAGTTTTATTTGCTGCAGCGCATACAAGATGAGGTTCACCGCTTCGCGATTACGTTCCACCGCGAGCAGCGCGGCAAGTCGATGGTCGTCTCACAGCTCGATGCCATTCCGGGCATAGGCGAGAAGCGGCGCAAGCTGCTGCTGAAGCATTTTGGCTCCATCAAAAAAATAAAAGAGGCCACGGTGGAAGATTTCCGGCCTCTTTCAATAGGAGATAAGCTTGCCGCACAAATTATTGCGGCACTGGGGGAGGAGGCGTCGCCGTAAGCTGCGGCGGCCTTCCTCCTTTTTTTCTATGCCATATCCGTATGATATAGGCAATGGGAACGGGCAGAACAGCGTAGAAAATCGCTGCCCCGATATTTAAAGCGCCGCCAACAGATACGAGCGAGAAGCCCATTAAGAGCGAATCAAATATCGCATGAACAAATATGGCGGTAATGAGGCTGTAGCGCAGAAAAATGTAGCTGAAGATCATCCCGATAATTATGAGCTCAATCAGCCTGGTGTAAAATGGGAAGATCGGATAGGCGACATGCCCGAGCGCCCACAATATAGTCGGGATCAAGGCAGCGACATAAATATTTTTGAACCATCTGCGGAACAAGGCAATGCCGAAAAATCGGTAAATGGCTTCCTCGGAAATCGCTGCGCACCAAGCCAGCATCGGCATGAGCCACAGCCATTTGATGTTGTAGGGAGACTGGGTCGCATCGCTGGTGCTCCAACTGCCGATTGCCGATTCGAGCACCAGAAAAATGACCGATTGCACGCCCAGCAAAATCAGGGCAATCAAATAACCGAGTCCCATGCTGCGCCATACATGCTCGCCGTAGTTTTTTTCCCGGAAGCCTGGCCATACCGGACGTTTCCACGAGCGCCACATGCCGTCTCCGGCGACGAAGGAGAAATAGACGGCCGCGCCAACTGGAATGAGCAGAAGCGCAGTAAACCATGCCATGAAGGACACCTGACCATCGCTCATCACTTGTTCGCCTTGCTGAGCTATGATGCCGTCCATAATGCCTAGATTGTTAATAATATAAAAAACGGTGAAAATAAGGCTAATGACAATGCCGCGTTTGAATGTCGTATGACGGCGGTATAATATCGCATAAATAATAGCAAGCACCAGCGTGATGAAAGTCATGTAGGTGAGGCTAATCAACGATAAGACGTCGGCCGTATTTTTTTGCTGCTCAACAATGGCGACATAGTCTGAGGGTGGAACAAAGGCGGGCTTATAAGTCGAAATAATGGTTTTGTCGCCATTCTGACTGAAGCCAAATCGCAACTCAAGCTGAGAGCTGCCTGCTGCATAGCCTGTTGGATGAATGACGACCTGTCCAAGGGAGTTAACGGTAGCATCGTTCAAATCCTTGGCTTGAAAGCCTTGCGTAGTCGCAAAGCTGGCCGCTGCATCGATAAGCTGCTTCTGCCCATTAATGGAAAGTGCGCTCGTAGCTGCTCCAATGAGATTCCATGCGACAACGCTGCCGCTTTGCATGTGGAGATAGACGAACGCGGTGCTGCCATTGTCAAGCGTAACTTGTGTTTGATAGGTGTCGAGCGGAAACTGCTGCATATATTTGGACGCATAATCCTCGTACAGCTTTTCCTTTATCAAATAGCCAGTTTCATTGCTATCGGTTTGATAAACGGCGTGAGCGTCCGTAACGTTAACGCCGAACTGCTTCTCGGCAAATTCCGTTGCTTTTTGCAGGGCTGCCTCATTGCCAATAACGTTGCCCTGTGATTCCGATGCGCCCGAATCTGGGCCGCCAAGCATGGGCATGATTTGCAAAAATATAAAAACGACAGCGCCAATGACAGCGGCCCATACAAATTTCTTCCACTCGCGTGGAGCAATAAATTCAATCATAATTCACCTCAATTTCAGTTTAATCAAAAAATAAAGCATAGTGCTCTTAACATACCATATTAAACCATATCATCGCCAATCTAACAGCTTGGTCAACCTTTAGACAGCTTTTCAGCACTGTCCGCATTCATAAAACAGAGAAATAACGATATTCGGCAAGCTAATGGGTGACTGTCTACCTTGCAGGGCTGTTTTTGAATGAAATCAGCTGTTTTTATTGCAAAAGGCTGTTTTATACCCGGTGCGCTTTAAGCTTATAATCGTTAAGTCATCTGTAATTGAAAGCTGCAAGGTGAAACTTGAACAGAATAAAAGGCATTATTAAGGTGGATGCAATGAACATTTCGTTTTTTTCCTTACTTAAATGGTCCCCGCCACGCATATTGGTCGTGGGCTTTGCGATTATTATTATGCTGGGGGCTCTGCTGCTATCCCTGCCATTTGCCTCGGCCGACGGCAGCGGGCTGCGATTTCTGGATGCTTTTTTTACAGCTACCTCGGCAACTAGCGTGACGGGGCTTGTGGTCGTGGATTCCGGTACCTATTTCTCGGTCGCTGGACAGGTTATTATTATGCTGCTGATTCAGATCGGCGGGCTCGGCTTTATGACGATGGGCACGCTGTTCGCGCTGGTACTGAAAAAGCGCATATCGCTGCGCGAGCGGCTCATTTTGCAAGAAGCCATGAATCAGGGGAGCATGGAGGGCATCATTCGGCTCATCCGCAAGGTCATTGTATATTCGTTATCCTTTGAGCTCGTCGGCACGCTGCTGTTCACACTGCGCTTCGCTTACGACATGCCGTTTGGCAAGGCACTGTATTTCGGTGTGTTTCATGCTGTATCGCTGTTTAACAATGCAGGCTTTGATATTTTTGGCGACTACCGCAGCTTGACGCTGTATGTGGATGATCCGATTGTGAACCTGACTGCCATGCTGCTTATTATATCCGGGGGTCTCGGTTTTATCGTCATCTCGGATTTGCTGGAATTCCGCCGCCGCAAGGGGCTGTCGCTGCACAGCAAAGTGGTGCTGGTTATGACAGGATCGCTCATCGCAGTCGGAGCGGTCGTTATTTTCATATTTGAGTTTTCGAATATGAGGACGCTTGGCTCGCTGGACTGGGGCGGAAAAATTCTGTCTTCCTTCTTTCAGTCCGTCTCGCCGAGGACGGCAGGGGCTAACACGCTGAACTATGCCGACTTACGGCAGGCGACTTTATTTTTCACCATTATATTAATGTTTATTGGCGCATCTCCCGGCTCGACTGGGGGCGGGATCAAGACGACGACGTTTATGACGCTCATAGGGGCGGTTGTCGCGATGTTTCGGGGGAAAGAGGACATTGTACTGTTCCGCTTTCGCCTCGGCAAGGAGCGGGTGCTCAAGGCGCTTACGATTACGATGCTGTCGCTGTCGCTTGTCGTAGTCGTTACGATGCTGTTATCCGCAACGGAGGATCAGCAGTTTATTAAAATTTTGTTTGAAGCAACCTCCGCCTTCGGAACGGTAGGACTGTCGATGGGCATAACGCCAGAGCTGAGCGATTTTGGGAAAATTATCATTTCCATTACGATGTTCGCTGGGCGTCTAGGACCACTGACGCTAGCTTACGCGCTTAATCCGAAAGTTAGCAAGGAGCTTTATCGGTATCCAGAAGGCAAAATTACAATTGGATAGGGGAAACACGGATTCATATGAAAAAGAACCAGTTCGTCATAGTGGGGCTTGGGCGTTTCGGCTCAAGCCTTGGCAGAGAGTTGATTCAGCTAGGCTACGAGGTATTAGGCGTTGATAAGGATGAGGAGGTCGTGCAGGAGATGAGCGATGTGCTCACTTATACGGTTTCGGCCGACTGCACGGACGAGGAGACGCTGCGCTCGATTGGCGTGCGAAATTTTGACGTTGGCGTTGTAGCGATTGGCGATGATATTCAAGCGAGCATTTTGACGACGATTTTGCTCAAGGACTTAGGCGTTAAGACAGTGGTGGCAAAAGCGATGGACGAGCTGCACGGAAGGGTGCTGGAAAAAATCGGCGTGGATCGCGTTATTTATCCAGAGCGGGATATGGGCATTCGTGTCGCACATCAGCTGGTGTCGCCGAATCTGCTTGATTACATCGAGCTGTCCAAGGATTATACAATTGCCGAGCTTGTCGTCACGGGAAAAATGCATGGCAAGACACTCAGCGATCTCGACCTGCGTGCCCGCTTCGGGTGCAGCATAGTAGCGATTAATAAGCCTAATGGCATTATTATTGCCCCGACGGCAACAGATGTGCTTTACGAGCGTGATGTTATGGTCGTTATCGGGACGAATGAGCAGATTGAGCAGTTTGAAGAGGCAGCAACAAGGTGACAATAAAGACAGCAGCACATGCGGCTATTCGCATCGGCGCTGCTGTCTTCTTGCTACTCTGCTGCTCAAGACTTCGAGCGCGCGGCAAGCTCCTCAATCCATAGACGGACCGCTGGATGCAGCGCTGCCGGGTCGGCGTGAATGAGCGAGGTCGTGCGCTTCGTCTCCGCCAGCTCTCTGATCGGAATGACGGTGAGGTCGTTGTCAGCCAGCAGCTGTTCGCGCACATACGATTGGGGCAGCAGTGTCGCTGCCCGGCACGTGTGCTGAAGCCGGACGATGGCCTCGAAGGAGTCGATCTCCATGCGCACATCCGGCTGGAGATTGTATTTGGCAAACAGCTCGTCGGTCAGCATGCGGTACCAGGTTCCTTTGGAGAATAGCAGAATCGGCAAGCCGTTGAGGTCTTGAATGCCGAGCATGCCTTTATCGGTCACAACCATGCTTTTCGGCAGAACGAGCAGCAGATGATCCTCAAACAGCGGGACGCAGTGCAGCTGGGCGTCTTCAATACGCGAGGCGACAATGCCGATATCCGCTTTTCCTTCCCTTACATAAGTAACGATCTCATGGGTTTTGCCCGTGACCGCCTTAATATCGAATTCAGGATGGCTGCTATTGAGCGCTTTAATAAAATCGGGCAGTGTCGTTTGCAGCGTCGTCAGGCTCGCGCCAATCGTAATGGAGGTTCGCCCTGCCGACTCATAATCGGCAACCTTCTGCAGGTAACGCCGGTGCAGCTGGCGAAGCTCCAGTGCGTATTCATAGGTCATCTGGCCGATAGGCGTCAGCTCCAGCCGCTTGCCGATCCGCCGGAACAGCTGCGTGCCGATATCCTGCTCTAGCTTGGCAATTTTACGGGAGAGGGCAGGCTGGGACAAATTGAG
This genomic window contains:
- a CDS encoding CPBP family intramembrane glutamic endopeptidase; the encoded protein is MIEFIAPREWKKFVWAAVIGAVVFIFLQIMPMLGGPDSGASESQGNVIGNEAALQKATEFAEKQFGVNVTDAHAVYQTDSNETGYLIKEKLYEDYASKYMQQFPLDTYQTQVTLDNGSTAFVYLHMQSGSVVAWNLIGAATSALSINGQKQLIDAAASFATTQGFQAKDLNDATVNSLGQVVIHPTGYAAGSSQLELRFGFSQNGDKTIISTYKPAFVPPSDYVAIVEQQKNTADVLSLISLTYMTFITLVLAIIYAILYRRHTTFKRGIVISLIFTVFYIINNLGIMDGIIAQQGEQVMSDGQVSFMAWFTALLLIPVGAAVYFSFVAGDGMWRSWKRPVWPGFREKNYGEHVWRSMGLGYLIALILLGVQSVIFLVLESAIGSWSTSDATQSPYNIKWLWLMPMLAWCAAISEEAIYRFFGIALFRRWFKNIYVAALIPTILWALGHVAYPIFPFYTRLIELIIIGMIFSYIFLRYSLITAIFVHAIFDSLLMGFSLVSVGGALNIGAAIFYAVLPVPIAYIIRIWHRKKGGRPPQLTATPPPPVPQ
- a CDS encoding TrkH family potassium uptake protein — translated: MNISFFSLLKWSPPRILVVGFAIIIMLGALLLSLPFASADGSGLRFLDAFFTATSATSVTGLVVVDSGTYFSVAGQVIIMLLIQIGGLGFMTMGTLFALVLKKRISLRERLILQEAMNQGSMEGIIRLIRKVIVYSLSFELVGTLLFTLRFAYDMPFGKALYFGVFHAVSLFNNAGFDIFGDYRSLTLYVDDPIVNLTAMLLIISGGLGFIVISDLLEFRRRKGLSLHSKVVLVMTGSLIAVGAVVIFIFEFSNMRTLGSLDWGGKILSSFFQSVSPRTAGANTLNYADLRQATLFFTIILMFIGASPGSTGGGIKTTTFMTLIGAVVAMFRGKEDIVLFRFRLGKERVLKALTITMLSLSLVVVVTMLLSATEDQQFIKILFEATSAFGTVGLSMGITPELSDFGKIIISITMFAGRLGPLTLAYALNPKVSKELYRYPEGKITIG
- a CDS encoding TrkA family potassium uptake protein, whose amino-acid sequence is MKKNQFVIVGLGRFGSSLGRELIQLGYEVLGVDKDEEVVQEMSDVLTYTVSADCTDEETLRSIGVRNFDVGVVAIGDDIQASILTTILLKDLGVKTVVAKAMDELHGRVLEKIGVDRVIYPERDMGIRVAHQLVSPNLLDYIELSKDYTIAELVVTGKMHGKTLSDLDLRARFGCSIVAINKPNGIIIAPTATDVLYERDVMVVIGTNEQIEQFEEAATR
- a CDS encoding LysR family transcriptional regulator, whose amino-acid sequence is MIEEMHMFAAIVEQSSMNKAAALLNLSQPALSRKIAKLEQDIGTQLFRRIGKRLELTPIGQMTYEYALELRQLHRRYLQKVADYESAGRTSITIGASLTTLQTTLPDFIKALNSSHPEFDIKAVTGKTHEIVTYVREGKADIGIVASRIEDAQLHCVPLFEDHLLLVLPKSMVVTDKGMLGIQDLNGLPILLFSKGTWYRMLTDELFAKYNLQPDVRMEIDSFEAIVRLQHTCRAATLLPQSYVREQLLADNDLTVIPIRELAETKRTTSLIHADPAALHPAVRLWIEELAARSKS